The Streptomyces taklimakanensis nucleotide sequence CGGCGGCACCTTCGTCTTCCGCATCGAGGACACCGACGCGGCCCGCGACTCCGAGGAGTCCTACGAGCAGCTCCTGGACGCCATGCGCTGGCTGGGCTTCGAGTGGGACGAGGGCCCCGGGGTCGGCGGCCCGCACGCCCCCTACCGCCAGTCGCAGCGGATGGAGATCTACGCGGACGTCGCCCGGAAGCTGCAGGAAGCCGGCCACGCCTACCGCTGCTACTGCACCGCCGAGGAGCTGGAGGAGCGCCGCGAGGCCGCCCGCAAGGCCGGCAGGCCCTCCGGTTACGACGGGAAGTGCCGCACCCTCACCGACGAGCAGAAGGCCGCGTACGAGGCCGAGGGGCGCGCCTCGATCGTCCGCTTCCGGATGCCGGATACGCCGATCACCTTCACCGACCTGGTCCGCGGCGAGCTGACCTTCACCCCGGAGAACGTCACCGACTACGGCATCGTCCGGGCCAACGGCGCCCCGCTGTACACGCTGGTCAACCCGGTCGACGACGCGCTGATGGAGATCACCCACGTCCTGCGCGGCGAGGACCTGCTCTCCTCCACCCCGCGCCAGATCGCCCTGTACCGGGCGCTGGCCGAGATCGGCGTCGGCAACGGGAGCGTCCCACAGTTCGGACACCTGCCGTACGTGATGGGGGAGGGCAACAAGAAGCTCTCCAAGCGCGACCCGCAGTCCTCGCTCAACCTCTACCGCGAGCGCGGCTTCCTCCCCGAGGGCCTGCTCAACTACCTGGCCCTGCTGGGCTGGTCGATCGCGGAGGACCGGGACATCTTCTCGATGGACGAGATGGTCGCGGCCTTCGAGATCGGGAACGTCAACGCCAACCCGGCGCGCTTCGACCTCAAGAAGTGCGAGGCCATCAACGCCACCCACATCCGGGAGCTGGACGTCAAGGACTTCGTCGCCCGCTGCGAGCCGTGGCTGGTCGCCCCGCACGCCCCCTGGGCGCCGGAGGACTTCGACCGCGCCGCCTTCGAGGCGCTGGCCCCGCTGGCCCAGACCCGGCTGACCGTCCTGTCGGACATCACCGCCAACGTCGACTTCCTCTTCCTGCCGGAGCCGGTCCAGGACGAGGCGTCGTGGAAGAAGGCCATGAAGCCCGGCGCGGACGCCCTGCTGCGCACCGCTCGCGCCAAGCTGGCCGAGGCCGAGTGGAGCGCCGAGCCGCTGAAGGAGGCCGTCCTGGCCGCCGGCGAGGAGCACGGCCTGAAGCTGGGCAAGGCCCAGGCCCCGGTCCGCGTCGCCGTCACCGGCCGCACCGTCGGGCTGCCGCTGTTCGAGTCCCTGGAGGTCCTGGGCCGCGACCGCACCCTGGCCCGCGTGGACGCCGCCCTGGCGAAGCTGGAGGCCGGCGCGGGGGCGCGGACGGAGGCGTGAGCGGTGGAGGGCCGGGTGGTGGGCCGGGAGCCCGTCCCGGCCCTCCACGCGTCATCGCTCGGCGAACCCGCCCGCTCGGGTCCCGGCGAGGCGGCAACGCCCGGGGTCGTCCGTACACGGAACGCCGGTGCGACAGGACACCGACGACCCGGCGGGAACTCGTTTTGGAGCACGGGCTTCCATCGGGTAATGTTCTTCCCGTCGCCAGGCGGAACGGGCCGAAAGGCCGGAGAAGCAAGGCGATCACCAGGACGACAAGTTCGACAAGAACTTGAGTTCCGGTGGGGTATGGTGTAATTGGCAGCACGACTGATTCTGGTTCAGTTAGTCTAGGTTCGAGTCCTGGTACCCCAGCGCGATCTTCCCAGCGAGATCCACGCCCCCGTTGTGTAGCGGCCTAGCACGCCGCCCTCTCAAGGCGGTAGCGCCGGTTCGAATCCGGTCGGGGGTACTCGGTTCCTCGGGACCGTAGCTGGGGCCCC carries:
- the gltX gene encoding glutamate--tRNA ligase — protein: MASASDVRVRFCPSPTGNPHVGLVRTALFNWAFARHHGGTFVFRIEDTDAARDSEESYEQLLDAMRWLGFEWDEGPGVGGPHAPYRQSQRMEIYADVARKLQEAGHAYRCYCTAEELEERREAARKAGRPSGYDGKCRTLTDEQKAAYEAEGRASIVRFRMPDTPITFTDLVRGELTFTPENVTDYGIVRANGAPLYTLVNPVDDALMEITHVLRGEDLLSSTPRQIALYRALAEIGVGNGSVPQFGHLPYVMGEGNKKLSKRDPQSSLNLYRERGFLPEGLLNYLALLGWSIAEDRDIFSMDEMVAAFEIGNVNANPARFDLKKCEAINATHIRELDVKDFVARCEPWLVAPHAPWAPEDFDRAAFEALAPLAQTRLTVLSDITANVDFLFLPEPVQDEASWKKAMKPGADALLRTARAKLAEAEWSAEPLKEAVLAAGEEHGLKLGKAQAPVRVAVTGRTVGLPLFESLEVLGRDRTLARVDAALAKLEAGAGARTEA